The Aequorivita sublithincola DSM 14238 genome window below encodes:
- the odhB gene encoding 2-oxoglutarate dehydrogenase complex dihydrolipoyllysine-residue succinyltransferase, whose translation MALEMKVPSPGESITEVEIASWLVKDGDYVEKDQAIAEVDSDKATLELPAEASGIITLKAEEGDVVAVGEVVCVIDTDAKKPGGDDSSEKAEEKPKEKNEEEAPKKAEAKTQTPSKSSTPNQEQDKKTYATGTPSPAAKKILDEKGVSSKEVKGSGRDGRITKDDAANATPSMGTPGNGSRGSERKKLSMLRRKVAERLVSAKNETAMLTTFNEVNMTAIFELRSQYKEQFKEKHGVGLGFMSFFTLAVVRALELYPDVNSMIDGDYMITYDFKDISIAVSGPKGLMVPVIRNAENLSFRGVEDEVKRLAIRARDGQITVDEMTGGTFTISNGGVFGSMLSTPIINPPQSAILGMHNIVERAIVRDGGIVVAPVMYVALSYDHRIIDGRESVGFLVAIKEALESPEELLMNNNVKRALEL comes from the coding sequence ATGGCATTAGAAATGAAAGTCCCGTCTCCGGGAGAATCCATCACCGAAGTTGAAATAGCGTCTTGGTTAGTAAAAGATGGCGATTATGTTGAGAAAGACCAAGCAATTGCTGAAGTAGATAGCGATAAAGCAACCCTAGAACTTCCAGCAGAAGCTAGTGGAATCATAACTTTAAAAGCTGAAGAAGGCGATGTTGTTGCCGTGGGCGAAGTAGTTTGCGTTATTGATACAGATGCCAAAAAACCAGGCGGCGATGATTCTTCAGAAAAAGCCGAAGAAAAACCTAAAGAGAAGAATGAGGAAGAAGCTCCCAAAAAAGCTGAAGCCAAAACACAAACTCCTTCAAAATCTTCAACTCCAAATCAGGAGCAGGATAAAAAAACGTATGCCACAGGTACACCTTCACCAGCCGCAAAGAAAATTCTTGATGAAAAGGGAGTGTCTTCAAAAGAAGTAAAAGGTAGTGGTCGCGATGGTCGTATAACAAAAGACGATGCCGCAAACGCAACTCCTTCAATGGGAACTCCAGGAAATGGTAGTCGCGGTAGTGAACGCAAAAAACTTTCTATGCTTCGTAGAAAAGTCGCTGAACGTTTAGTTTCTGCAAAAAATGAAACTGCGATGCTTACTACTTTTAATGAAGTAAATATGACCGCCATTTTTGAATTGAGAAGTCAATACAAAGAACAATTTAAAGAAAAACACGGTGTTGGTCTTGGTTTTATGTCTTTCTTCACCTTAGCTGTAGTTCGCGCGTTGGAACTTTATCCAGATGTAAACTCTATGATTGATGGAGATTATATGATTACTTATGACTTTAAAGACATTTCTATTGCTGTTTCTGGACCGAAAGGTTTGATGGTTCCTGTAATTCGAAATGCTGAAAACCTAAGCTTTAGAGGGGTTGAGGATGAAGTGAAACGTCTAGCAATAAGAGCTCGCGACGGACAAATTACCGTTGATGAAATGACTGGAGGAACCTTTACAATTTCCAATGGAGGTGTTTTCGGAAGTATGCTTTCAACACCAATTATAAACCCGCCACAATCTGCAATTTTAGGAATGCACAATATTGTGGAGCGCGCAATTGTACGTGATGGTGGGATTGTTGTCGCGCCTGTGATGTATGTTGCATTGTCTTATGACCACAGAATTATTGATGGTCGGGAGTCTGTTGGATTCTTGGTTGCAATCAAGGAAGCGCTTGAAAGTCCAGAAGAATTATTGATGAATAACAATGTTAAACGCGCATTAGAGCTGTAA
- a CDS encoding response regulator, translating to MSNNTPSPSIIIADDHPLLLKGLSDFLIEKNYNLIGSGSDGREAYNLIAKKKPEIAILDIQMPFMSGIEIAQKCKNQNLETKIVLITLHKEKDLYKKAQELNIFGYILKEFALEEIEICIKTVSEGIPFFSEKIKELIGESSEDVNNLTLLTPSEKKILKLIAKDKTNREIASQLFISYRTVEKHRSNIITKLKLEPKTNSLLIWAKEHNEKLL from the coding sequence ATGAGCAACAATACACCATCACCTTCTATTATTATTGCAGACGACCATCCGTTACTACTGAAGGGTCTTAGCGACTTTTTGATTGAAAAAAACTACAATCTTATAGGAAGTGGTTCAGACGGAAGAGAAGCTTATAATCTTATTGCGAAGAAAAAACCTGAAATCGCAATTTTAGATATTCAGATGCCATTTATGTCTGGGATTGAAATTGCGCAAAAGTGCAAAAATCAAAATCTAGAAACTAAAATCGTTTTGATAACGCTTCATAAAGAAAAAGATCTTTATAAAAAGGCACAAGAACTCAATATTTTCGGATATATTTTGAAAGAATTCGCCTTAGAGGAAATTGAGATATGTATAAAAACAGTTTCTGAAGGTATTCCTTTTTTCAGTGAAAAAATAAAAGAGCTTATTGGGGAAAGTTCGGAAGACGTAAACAACCTCACCCTACTTACTCCTTCTGAGAAAAAGATTTTGAAATTAATTGCGAAAGACAAGACCAATAGAGAAATTGCCTCTCAACTTTTCATTTCATACAGAACGGTAGAAAAACACAGAAGTAATATCATAACCAAACTTAAATTAGAACCCAAAACAAATAGTCTACTTATTTGGGCCAAAGAGCATAATGAGAAGCTTTTATAA
- a CDS encoding tetratricopeptide repeat-containing sensor histidine kinase → MKKIVIIHFIIALSPISGYCQDIQHYEDKLAITKNKLEKLTVLDSLLARTYYTDSNAFINYSIQYIALAQEMDSIEYAAKKAIKLQIPLTNYANDPLNAITIINSVLARRYKIKDSSLLGGLYIKRGKANAKVDFKKAIEDYNMALENFSKKDSLKIADAYLFRGQAYSNIGKFVLAGIDYKTAYSKYEAKKEYDYMVFAQQGIISMFSMNGFYEKAKEERAALIMKMKALKLDKFLSNEYYNQALDYKKMGERNLEYKSLLKAEKSYIKNESSLSTFIGIHSRLIEYYCEHNQVIEAKKHLELIAQLDYDLSGNPPAELNFLGGKAKYLQTTGKYEEALELAQKKLSIAQNLGLEDEIMSSHSFLAELYFDLEDYKKSIQSSQASNKVKDSIYNRSTANALAYYQTLYETEKKEKELVEKNTNISLLEKDNAGFKNALLFGGIAILFGFGLVLLYRNQRYLKNHKILQEKFSQKLLISQENERRRISKDLHDGIGQQLLVIKNKLMTSGDNDTKKMVDNTIEEVRAISRDLHPFQLQELGITKAIENTINLIDENTVLFISAEIDNIDNVFSKEDEVNIYRIIQESLSNILKHAQAEAGKVSVKRFTNTIFISIRDNGVGFDFTEKYQDVKSLGLKTLLERTKFLKGQMKVTSKKDSGTVLEFQFPL, encoded by the coding sequence TTGAAAAAAATAGTAATTATCCATTTTATAATTGCCCTTTCTCCTATTTCTGGGTATTGTCAAGATATTCAACACTATGAAGACAAGTTGGCCATAACCAAAAACAAGTTAGAAAAACTCACGGTTCTGGACAGTTTGTTGGCCAGAACGTATTATACGGACAGCAACGCATTCATTAATTATAGCATCCAATATATCGCGTTAGCACAAGAGATGGACAGTATTGAATACGCCGCCAAAAAAGCAATAAAACTTCAGATTCCGCTCACCAACTATGCCAACGATCCACTTAACGCCATTACCATAATTAACAGCGTTCTTGCACGTAGATATAAAATAAAGGATAGTTCTTTGCTTGGTGGCCTATACATAAAACGAGGAAAGGCCAACGCTAAAGTAGATTTCAAAAAAGCTATTGAAGACTACAATATGGCGCTTGAAAATTTTTCGAAAAAAGATAGCTTGAAAATTGCAGATGCCTATTTGTTTAGAGGGCAAGCCTATTCAAATATTGGAAAATTTGTTTTGGCAGGAATAGATTATAAGACAGCATACTCCAAGTATGAAGCCAAAAAAGAGTATGATTATATGGTTTTTGCGCAGCAAGGCATAATAAGCATGTTCAGCATGAACGGTTTTTATGAAAAGGCAAAAGAGGAACGCGCAGCACTGATTATGAAGATGAAAGCTCTGAAATTGGACAAATTTCTATCGAATGAATATTACAACCAAGCCCTAGACTACAAAAAAATGGGGGAGCGGAATTTGGAATATAAATCATTACTCAAAGCAGAAAAAAGTTACATTAAGAACGAATCCTCACTTTCCACTTTTATTGGTATCCATTCTCGGTTGATTGAATATTACTGCGAACATAACCAAGTTATTGAAGCAAAAAAACATCTAGAACTTATAGCTCAGCTAGATTATGATTTATCTGGAAACCCTCCTGCAGAACTCAACTTTTTAGGTGGAAAGGCAAAATATTTGCAAACTACAGGCAAATATGAAGAAGCTCTAGAACTTGCACAGAAAAAACTGAGCATAGCGCAAAATTTAGGACTGGAAGATGAAATTATGAGCTCTCACTCATTTCTGGCCGAACTATATTTTGACCTGGAAGACTATAAAAAAAGCATTCAAAGTAGCCAGGCATCGAATAAAGTCAAGGATTCCATTTATAATCGTAGCACCGCAAATGCCCTTGCATATTATCAAACACTTTACGAAACCGAAAAGAAGGAAAAAGAACTAGTAGAAAAAAACACAAATATAAGTCTTCTAGAAAAAGACAATGCAGGTTTTAAAAATGCCTTGCTTTTTGGTGGTATTGCTATCCTTTTTGGGTTTGGACTGGTTTTATTGTATCGAAATCAGAGATATTTAAAAAACCATAAAATACTTCAGGAAAAATTCAGCCAAAAACTGCTTATTTCACAAGAAAACGAGCGTAGAAGAATTTCCAAAGATCTACACGATGGTATTGGCCAGCAATTATTGGTGATTAAAAACAAGCTAATGACCAGTGGCGACAACGACACCAAGAAGATGGTAGATAACACTATAGAAGAAGTGCGAGCTATTTCGCGCGATTTGCATCCTTTTCAGCTTCAGGAGCTCGGTATAACTAAAGCTATAGAAAATACGATAAACCTGATAGATGAAAACACCGTGCTTTTCATTTCTGCCGAAATTGACAATATAGATAATGTTTTTTCAAAAGAAGATGAAGTAAATATTTATAGAATCATTCAAGAAAGTCTTAGTAATATCTTGAAACACGCTCAGGCAGAAGCCGGTAAGGTTTCAGTAAAAAGATTCACCAACACTATTTTTATATCCATTCGGGACAATGGCGTTGGTTTTGACTTTACTGAAAAATATCAAGATGTAAAATCCTTAGGCCTAAAAACACTTTTGGAACGCACCAAATTTTTGAAGGGCCAGATGAAAGTAACTTCTAAAAAAGACAGCGGAACAGTACTAGAATTTCAATTTCCATTATGA
- a CDS encoding retropepsin-like aspartic protease family protein, producing the protein MQLRKFLEDQGFYRIPLKKLATGHYLFSAKINSVSGDFILDTGASTSCVGFTDSQYFKLISEESLIKAAGAGAINMETMLSRKNEFAIKNWAIKNMDFVLFDLSHVNEALQQVNVGPVHGIIGADFLKQHRTVIDYGRNCIYIK; encoded by the coding sequence ATGCAATTACGCAAATTTCTTGAAGACCAAGGCTTTTATCGGATCCCTCTTAAAAAACTCGCCACTGGGCATTATCTTTTTTCAGCAAAAATTAATAGCGTTTCGGGCGATTTTATACTAGATACGGGTGCTTCCACAAGTTGCGTGGGTTTTACAGATAGTCAGTATTTTAAATTGATTAGTGAAGAAAGTCTAATTAAAGCCGCAGGAGCTGGCGCGATAAATATGGAAACCATGCTGTCTCGAAAAAATGAATTCGCAATAAAAAATTGGGCGATAAAAAATATGGATTTTGTTCTTTTTGATCTTTCGCATGTTAACGAAGCGCTGCAACAGGTGAATGTGGGCCCCGTGCACGGTATAATTGGCGCAGATTTTTTAAAACAACATAGAACCGTTATTGATTACGGTAGAAATTGCATCTACATTAAATAG
- a CDS encoding TatD family hydrolase, which produces MLIDTHTHLYSDAFAEDRSQMMQRAFDHGIKRFFIPAIDSTYTEAMYSLEKEYPKHVFLMMGLHPTSVKDNFEEELTHVETQFADRNFYAVGEIGIDLYWDKSTLEIQKIAFKRQIQLAKKHKLPIVIHCRDAFDEIFEVLETEKSDDLFGIFHCFTGTFEQAEKAISYNMKLGIGGVVTFKNGKIDTFMNQIPLKHIVLETDSPYLAPAPFRGKRNESSYLSLVCKKLSEIYEVSEEEIARITTENSKEVFKI; this is translated from the coding sequence ATGTTAATAGATACACATACTCATCTTTATAGTGATGCTTTTGCCGAAGATCGCTCGCAAATGATGCAAAGAGCCTTTGATCATGGCATAAAACGATTTTTCATTCCTGCAATTGATTCTACTTATACGGAAGCAATGTACTCTTTAGAAAAAGAATATCCAAAGCATGTTTTTTTGATGATGGGACTGCATCCAACTTCTGTGAAAGATAATTTTGAAGAAGAATTAACACACGTTGAAACGCAGTTTGCAGATCGGAATTTTTATGCCGTTGGCGAAATTGGAATCGATTTATATTGGGATAAATCTACTTTAGAAATTCAGAAAATAGCCTTTAAACGACAAATCCAATTGGCGAAAAAGCACAAACTTCCCATTGTTATCCATTGCCGCGATGCTTTTGATGAAATTTTTGAAGTCCTTGAAACTGAAAAAAGTGATGATCTCTTCGGGATTTTTCATTGTTTCACCGGAACTTTTGAGCAGGCAGAAAAGGCGATTTCATATAATATGAAACTTGGCATTGGTGGGGTGGTTACTTTTAAAAATGGAAAGATTGATACTTTTATGAATCAAATTCCACTAAAGCATATCGTTTTAGAAACCGATTCGCCTTATCTTGCTCCAGCTCCTTTCCGCGGCAAGCGAAATGAAAGCAGTTATCTTTCGTTAGTTTGTAAAAAACTTTCAGAGATTTATGAAGTTTCGGAGGAAGAGATTGCCAGAATAACTACTGAAAACTCTAAAGAGGTTTTCAAAATTTAA
- a CDS encoding asparaginase: protein MKTKPNILLIYTGGTIGMIKDFETGALRNFNFDELLNHIPELKLLDCIITTKTFPKPIDSSNMNTKYWVEIATIIEENYEEMDGFVVLHGSDTMSYTASALSFMLENLSKPVIFTGSQLPIGDLRTDAKENLITSIQIASLQEKGVSKIAEVCLYFEYKLYRANRTTKINAEHFEAFASLNYPDLVQSGVHLVVNNEALYRPNRRKKLKVHKALESNILLVKMFPGIDEATVNYLFEYPEMEGLVIETYGSGNVTNADWFINSLKKVIKKGIPVINVTQCSGGSVNMGLYETSTTLKKIGVISGKDVTTEAALAKLMYLLGQKISANSFKTIFETSLRGEMQ, encoded by the coding sequence ATGAAAACCAAACCAAACATACTCCTTATATACACCGGTGGAACCATCGGAATGATTAAGGATTTTGAAACTGGCGCCTTGCGCAATTTCAATTTTGATGAATTGTTAAACCACATTCCAGAGCTCAAACTTTTGGATTGCATCATAACCACCAAAACCTTCCCAAAGCCAATAGATAGTTCCAATATGAACACAAAATATTGGGTGGAAATAGCGACTATTATTGAAGAAAATTATGAAGAAATGGACGGTTTTGTAGTTCTACATGGCAGTGATACTATGAGCTATACCGCTTCAGCCTTAAGTTTTATGTTAGAAAATTTGAGCAAACCCGTAATATTTACAGGTTCTCAACTTCCCATTGGCGATTTACGTACTGATGCAAAAGAAAACTTGATTACTTCAATCCAAATTGCATCACTTCAAGAAAAAGGAGTTTCAAAAATTGCTGAAGTTTGCCTTTATTTTGAATACAAATTGTATCGCGCCAACCGAACAACTAAAATTAACGCTGAGCATTTTGAAGCTTTTGCATCGCTCAATTACCCTGACCTAGTGCAAAGTGGTGTGCATTTAGTAGTAAACAACGAGGCACTTTACAGACCAAACCGAAGAAAAAAACTAAAAGTCCACAAGGCTTTAGAAAGTAATATCCTTTTAGTAAAAATGTTTCCTGGTATTGATGAAGCAACCGTTAACTATCTTTTCGAATACCCAGAAATGGAAGGTTTAGTGATTGAAACATACGGAAGCGGGAATGTAACCAATGCGGACTGGTTTATAAATTCACTTAAAAAAGTAATAAAAAAAGGTATTCCCGTAATAAATGTGACCCAATGTTCTGGTGGAAGTGTAAATATGGGACTATATGAAACCAGCACGACATTGAAAAAAATTGGTGTTATAAGCGGAAAAGACGTTACAACAGAAGCCGCTTTAGCAAAATTGATGTATTTATTGGGACAAAAAATTTCGGCTAACAGCTTCAAAACCATATTTGAAACCTCTTTGAGAGGAGAAATGCAATAA
- a CDS encoding MotA/TolQ/ExbB proton channel family protein, with protein sequence MKKLFSIMAVAAIVFVGTLNANAATAQTMPTSSQALISAATFTIIQDEPAPATEPEKGFHQELKERFVEGGPAFMGIVLLCLILGLAIAIERIIYLNLSTTNTQKLAQDVEDALNSGGIEAAKEVCRNTKGPVASIYYQGLDRAHEGIDIAEKAVVAYGGVQMGQLEKNVSWISLFIALAPMLGFMGTVIGMIIAFDKIQAAGDMNPSLVAGGIKVALLTTVFGLIVAIILQIFYNYIIAKIDSIVNSMEDASITLIDMLFDYKTKNKI encoded by the coding sequence ATGAAAAAATTATTTTCTATTATGGCAGTTGCCGCAATCGTTTTTGTAGGCACGTTAAACGCGAACGCCGCAACAGCGCAAACTATGCCAACCAGTTCGCAAGCTCTAATTTCAGCAGCTACATTTACTATTATTCAAGATGAGCCGGCACCGGCCACAGAACCTGAAAAAGGATTTCACCAAGAATTGAAAGAACGTTTCGTTGAAGGTGGACCTGCATTCATGGGGATTGTACTATTGTGTTTAATTCTTGGATTGGCTATTGCTATTGAAAGAATTATTTACCTTAATCTTTCTACCACAAACACTCAAAAATTGGCTCAGGATGTAGAAGACGCTTTAAACAGTGGTGGTATTGAAGCTGCCAAAGAAGTTTGTAGAAACACAAAAGGTCCAGTTGCCTCCATCTATTATCAAGGTCTTGACCGTGCCCACGAAGGTATTGACATTGCTGAAAAAGCAGTTGTTGCTTACGGAGGTGTGCAGATGGGACAATTAGAAAAGAACGTTTCTTGGATATCACTTTTCATCGCATTGGCTCCTATGCTTGGTTTCATGGGTACAGTAATCGGGATGATTATTGCCTTTGATAAAATTCAGGCAGCGGGTGATATGAACCCTTCTCTTGTGGCAGGTGGTATTAAAGTAGCACTTTTAACAACCGTATTCGGTTTGATCGTGGCTATTATACTTCAAATTTTCTATAATTATATTATCGCTAAGATTGATAGTATCGTTAACAGTATGGAAGATGCTTCTATCACTTTGATCGACATGTTGTTCGACTACAAAACAAAAAACAAAATCTAA
- a CDS encoding membrane protein codes for MALHKILKIVALLLSVAGVIFLAMIISKGDVEVTATGAGVDGFLYVAYIILGLTVLFVLFFVLKGLAAGNIKNTLISIGAFLLIVVISYVLADGNPMQIGEEVLSASGSKWVGTGLYTFYILAVIAIGSMVFSGIKKVTK; via the coding sequence ATGGCATTACATAAAATTTTAAAAATAGTAGCATTGCTTCTAAGCGTTGCAGGAGTTATTTTTCTTGCAATGATCATCTCAAAAGGTGATGTTGAAGTTACTGCAACAGGCGCCGGAGTAGATGGGTTCTTGTATGTTGCTTATATCATATTAGGGCTAACCGTACTTTTCGTTCTGTTTTTTGTACTGAAAGGATTAGCTGCGGGAAACATAAAGAATACCTTGATTTCCATAGGAGCTTTTTTACTAATAGTAGTTATATCTTACGTTTTGGCAGACGGAAACCCAATGCAAATTGGTGAAGAAGTACTATCTGCTAGCGGCTCAAAATGGGTAGGAACAGGATTGTACACATTCTATATATTAGCGGTCATAGCCATTGGATCAATGGTTTTCAGCGGAATTAAAAAAGTAACAAAATAA
- a CDS encoding ExbD/TolR family protein — protein sequence MARRATPEVNAGSMADIAFLLLIFFLVTTTIEKDKGIARQLPPKEDVVDPPKIKEKNLFIVNVNRSDQLLVEEKLMELKDLRQAAIAFLDNGGAPSGSPEYCNYCKGKRNADSSDNPDKAVISVQNDRLTSYKMYIAVQNELVGAYNDLRDREAQRLYGWKFTDKSKDLDEGKIKGEAAKEALQAKLESIQKLFPLKLSEAEPKKSGS from the coding sequence ATGGCAAGACGAGCAACACCCGAAGTAAACGCAGGGTCGATGGCTGACATCGCTTTCCTATTGCTTATCTTTTTCTTGGTAACAACTACCATAGAAAAGGATAAAGGAATCGCGAGACAGTTACCACCTAAGGAAGATGTTGTAGACCCGCCAAAGATTAAAGAAAAAAACTTGTTTATAGTTAATGTAAACAGGAGCGATCAATTATTGGTTGAAGAAAAATTGATGGAGCTTAAAGACCTTCGTCAAGCCGCAATCGCTTTTCTTGATAACGGTGGCGCACCTTCTGGAAGCCCAGAATATTGCAACTATTGCAAAGGTAAGCGAAATGCAGATTCGTCTGATAATCCCGATAAGGCTGTTATCTCTGTACAGAATGACAGGCTTACTTCTTATAAAATGTACATTGCTGTCCAAAATGAATTGGTGGGAGCGTATAATGATTTAAGAGATAGGGAGGCTCAAAGACTGTATGGTTGGAAGTTTACTGATAAAAGCAAAGATCTGGATGAAGGAAAGATAAAAGGAGAAGCAGCTAAAGAAGCACTTCAGGCAAAACTGGAGTCAATACAAAAACTTTTTCCTCTGAAACTTTCTGAAGCAGAACCTAAAAAATCTGGATCATAA
- a CDS encoding ExbD/TolR family protein, with product MSKFTNKKSNELPAVNTASLPDIVFMLLFFFMVVTVLRDDNLLVQNKLPKADQVEKLKKDRSVYIYAGKPSSRYVDKYGAEPKIQIGDKYTDITNIKFALTEARQKLLPELQDKVMVALKVDEKTNTGMVTDIKQELRDLNMLKIIYITTPGNEITN from the coding sequence ATGTCAAAATTCACAAACAAAAAAAGTAATGAATTGCCTGCGGTAAACACAGCGTCCCTTCCCGATATTGTATTTATGCTACTATTCTTTTTTATGGTAGTAACTGTATTGCGAGATGACAATTTGCTTGTTCAGAACAAATTGCCAAAAGCAGATCAGGTAGAGAAACTTAAGAAGGACAGATCAGTATATATTTATGCTGGTAAACCGAGCTCTAGATATGTTGATAAATATGGTGCAGAACCTAAGATACAAATTGGGGATAAGTACACAGATATTACAAACATAAAGTTTGCGTTAACTGAAGCACGCCAAAAACTACTTCCTGAACTTCAGGATAAGGTAATGGTTGCTCTTAAAGTTGACGAAAAAACAAATACTGGAATGGTTACAGACATTAAGCAGGAATTAAGAGATCTTAACATGTTAAAGATCATTTACATTACCACTCCTGGAAATGAAATAACAAATTAG
- a CDS encoding outer membrane beta-barrel protein: protein MQKVIRINFILFLGFTSFTALAQDTIRHASVDSLYREDQFYIGVTYNVPLNLPSGANTRGLSGGIQFGFLRDMPINKQRNIAIAIGAGVALDQFGQNLFIGETANDKTIFRVLDKDVDFTRNRFNMAIIEAPIEFRWRTSTASTYKFWRVYAGFRVGYAYWYKSTFKQPDNDVNQTKIPEFDPLRLSANLSFGYSTFNFFASYSINPFFKDAVTIDGEAVDFRTLKLGLMFYML from the coding sequence ATGCAAAAGGTAATTAGAATCAACTTTATATTATTTCTAGGATTTACTTCCTTCACCGCTTTGGCGCAAGATACTATTCGTCATGCTTCGGTGGATTCGCTTTATAGAGAGGATCAATTTTATATTGGAGTAACTTATAATGTTCCTTTAAACTTGCCTTCGGGCGCAAACACGCGAGGACTTTCTGGAGGAATTCAATTCGGATTTCTTAGAGATATGCCCATAAACAAACAACGAAACATTGCCATTGCTATTGGCGCCGGAGTTGCGCTGGATCAATTTGGTCAGAATCTTTTCATAGGTGAAACTGCGAATGACAAAACTATTTTTAGAGTTTTGGATAAGGATGTAGATTTTACACGAAACCGTTTTAATATGGCTATAATTGAAGCTCCTATTGAGTTTAGGTGGCGAACTTCAACAGCCTCTACTTACAAATTTTGGAGAGTGTATGCTGGTTTTAGAGTTGGATATGCCTATTGGTATAAATCTACTTTTAAACAGCCTGACAATGATGTAAACCAAACCAAAATTCCAGAATTTGATCCACTACGATTATCTGCAAACTTAAGCTTTGGATATAGTACCTTCAACTTTTTTGCTTCATATAGCATAAACCCATTCTTCAAAGATGCTGTGACTATTGATGGTGAGGCAGTAGATTTTAGAACGCTCAAGCTAGGCCTGATGTTTTATATGCTATAG